A genomic region of Acetonema longum DSM 6540 contains the following coding sequences:
- a CDS encoding nucleobase:cation symporter-2 family protein: MSDSRHPVNEMLPMGQLFAYGLQHVLAMYAGAVAVPLIIANALGLSKEQLIYLINADLFTCGIATIIQTIGFWKMGVRIPLIQGVTFAAVTPMIIIGKAHGITAIYGSILVAGAMTFFAAPYFSRLLRFFPPVVTGTIITTIGVTLMPVAVNWAGGGVGAKDFASLSNVSLAFFVLILVLAFNRYLKGFWSNIAVLLGLIAGTLISIPFDKVDFTAVVQADWLGITTPFHFGMPVFDIASIVSMALVMLVVMVETTGDCIAVGEIIDKEITQDDLARCLRADGFSTVLGGILNSFPYTAFAQNVGLVGLTKVKSRFVVATAGVILVVLGLLPKMAAVVSVIPNAVLGGAGIAMFGMVAASGIKTLSKVDFDGTYNILVVGISIGIGMITLAAPDFYANFPEWAQVMLHSGITAASLTAIILNVVLNGVSQPAQAARAKSGSN, from the coding sequence ATGAGTGACTCTCGCCATCCGGTAAATGAAATGCTGCCGATGGGGCAGCTGTTTGCGTATGGATTGCAGCACGTTTTGGCTATGTACGCCGGGGCGGTTGCTGTGCCGCTGATTATTGCCAATGCTCTGGGACTGAGTAAGGAACAGCTGATTTATCTCATTAACGCGGATTTATTTACTTGCGGTATCGCTACCATCATTCAGACCATCGGTTTCTGGAAAATGGGTGTCCGCATCCCCTTGATCCAAGGGGTAACCTTTGCGGCAGTAACGCCGATGATTATTATCGGCAAGGCCCACGGCATCACGGCCATCTATGGTTCCATTCTAGTGGCCGGCGCCATGACCTTCTTTGCTGCCCCTTATTTCAGCCGTCTTCTCCGCTTCTTCCCGCCGGTAGTCACCGGGACCATTATCACGACGATCGGGGTGACCCTGATGCCGGTTGCGGTCAACTGGGCCGGCGGCGGCGTGGGAGCTAAGGACTTTGCCAGTCTGTCGAATGTTTCCCTTGCCTTCTTTGTACTCATTCTTGTTTTGGCGTTCAATCGTTATTTGAAAGGCTTCTGGAGCAATATTGCCGTACTGTTAGGTTTAATCGCTGGTACACTCATTTCTATTCCCTTTGACAAGGTAGACTTTACAGCGGTTGTCCAGGCTGACTGGCTGGGGATTACGACCCCCTTCCACTTTGGGATGCCTGTCTTTGACATTGCTTCCATCGTATCAATGGCGCTGGTGATGCTGGTTGTTATGGTAGAGACTACCGGAGACTGTATCGCGGTAGGCGAGATCATCGACAAGGAGATTACCCAGGACGATTTGGCCAGATGCCTGAGGGCCGATGGCTTCTCTACAGTTTTGGGGGGCATTCTCAACAGCTTCCCCTATACTGCTTTTGCCCAGAATGTGGGCTTGGTAGGTCTCACCAAAGTGAAAAGCCGTTTTGTCGTTGCCACCGCAGGGGTCATCCTTGTCGTTCTGGGCCTGCTGCCCAAAATGGCCGCCGTTGTTTCGGTGATTCCTAATGCGGTGCTGGGCGGCGCCGGTATTGCCATGTTCGGCATGGTAGCCGCCAGCGGCATCAAGACGTTATCCAAAGTGGATTTTGACGGGACCTATAATATTCTGGTTGTCGGCATCAGCATAGGCATCGGGATGATTACTCTGGCTGCGCCGGACTTTTACGCCAACTTCCCGGAATGGGCCCAGGTCATGCTCCATAGCGGTATCACGGCCGCCAGCCTTACTGCTATTATACTGAACGTTGTTTTAAATGGTGTAAGCCAGCCGGCCCAGGCGGCTCGAGCGAAAAGCGGTTCAAACTAA
- the corA gene encoding magnesium/cobalt transporter CorA: MARLRSEKPKNRMARQIGLPPGSLLHMDLERDAKSKITLFHYDEANLVRRECMLSQELAPPLPEGITWIHVTGTLNLPLIERLGEVFSLHPLVLEDIVSSEQRPKSEDFGEYYFIVTKIYMLEGRRIVTGQASFILGGHYVISFLEEDSGLFAPVIERLTHPKGKMRKLGADYLVYALIDTIVDHYFCVLEQFGDDIERLEEAVVSQASQDNLQEIHDLKTQMLVFRKAVWPLREMISTLERGQSGLFREPTQLYIRDVYDHITQVLDTLETYRDVALGLLDMYISGASNRMNQIIKVLTIISTIFMPLTFIVGLYGMNFRHMPELEWNWGYPAVLLVMGTIAGGMLWYFKRKGWI, translated from the coding sequence GTGGCAAGATTGCGGAGCGAAAAGCCAAAGAACCGGATGGCCAGACAGATAGGACTGCCCCCGGGATCCCTGCTGCATATGGATCTGGAGCGGGATGCCAAAAGCAAAATCACATTGTTTCATTATGATGAAGCAAACCTGGTGCGGCGGGAATGCATGCTGTCTCAGGAACTGGCTCCGCCACTGCCGGAGGGCATTACCTGGATCCATGTCACCGGTACTTTGAATCTGCCGCTCATCGAACGGCTGGGAGAGGTTTTTTCACTGCACCCGCTGGTGCTGGAAGACATCGTCAGCAGTGAACAGCGGCCTAAAAGCGAGGATTTCGGCGAATATTATTTCATTGTCACCAAGATCTATATGCTGGAGGGCCGCCGGATTGTCACCGGCCAGGCCAGTTTCATCCTTGGCGGCCATTATGTCATTTCTTTCTTGGAAGAAGACAGTGGCTTATTTGCACCGGTGATCGAACGCCTGACCCACCCCAAAGGCAAGATGCGTAAATTGGGAGCCGACTATCTGGTTTATGCTTTGATTGATACGATTGTGGATCATTATTTTTGCGTGCTGGAGCAGTTTGGCGATGATATTGAGCGTCTGGAGGAAGCCGTCGTTTCTCAAGCTTCCCAGGATAACCTCCAGGAGATCCATGACCTGAAAACCCAAATGCTTGTTTTTCGCAAAGCGGTTTGGCCGCTGCGGGAAATGATCAGCACCCTGGAACGGGGCCAAAGCGGTCTGTTTCGAGAGCCTACCCAGCTCTATATCCGGGACGTGTATGATCATATTACTCAGGTCCTGGACACCTTGGAAACCTATCGGGATGTAGCCCTGGGGCTGTTGGACATGTACATTTCGGGTGCCAGCAACCGAATGAATCAGATAATTAAAGTCCTGACCATTATTTCCACCATCTTTATGCCCCTGACCTTTATCGTGGGTTTGTACGGCATGAACTTTCGCCATATGCCGGAATTGGAATGGAACTGGGGTTATCCGGCGGTATTGCTGGTTATGGGAACCATTGCCGGCGGGATGCTGTGGTACTTTAAGCGCAAAGGTTGGATCTAG
- a CDS encoding sensor histidine kinase, with product MSVFNFKVDVDEMEQLDVKALDQIIRQTMEAVEKGKAQIFDIYEAARNEMENVRKDVERIKQEAAEIIFKVDELTKRERRARLRLVDVHRNFHQYTEEQTREVYQDAENLRVEIEVAQEREANLRRRRDELDLRLRSLKTTADKAEILASQVGVALNFLSNQMGHVLSHLENIQQRQVYGARIIKAQEEERRRVARDIHDGPAQAMANVVFRAEVCERLIETDVDRAKEELKELREQVRMVLRETRKLIFGLRPMTLDDLGLAPTIKRLLDNMKDRGDISTEIRVSGQEIRLDPSTEVGMFRVIQEALTNVEKHAKAKMVRVRLDFRPNAVSASVEDDGAGFDSMEIISNESFGLTGMKERLSLLGGEVSVKSQKGKGTKVYINVPLAQP from the coding sequence ATGAGTGTTTTCAATTTTAAGGTGGATGTAGATGAAATGGAGCAGCTTGATGTAAAAGCCTTGGATCAGATTATCCGGCAGACAATGGAGGCTGTGGAAAAAGGCAAGGCTCAGATTTTTGACATATATGAAGCCGCCCGCAATGAAATGGAAAATGTCCGTAAAGATGTGGAGCGGATTAAACAGGAAGCGGCTGAAATTATTTTTAAAGTGGACGAACTGACCAAGCGGGAAAGACGCGCCCGTCTGCGGCTGGTGGACGTTCACCGCAACTTCCATCAGTACACCGAGGAACAGACGCGGGAGGTCTATCAGGATGCCGAGAATCTGCGGGTGGAGATTGAAGTGGCCCAGGAACGGGAGGCTAATCTTCGCCGGCGGAGGGATGAGTTGGACCTTAGGCTGCGTTCCTTAAAAACAACGGCTGATAAGGCCGAGATTCTGGCCAGTCAGGTGGGAGTGGCCCTGAATTTTCTCAGCAACCAGATGGGTCATGTGCTGAGTCATCTGGAAAATATTCAGCAGCGTCAGGTTTATGGTGCCCGGATCATCAAGGCTCAGGAAGAAGAGCGGCGGCGGGTCGCCCGGGATATCCACGACGGTCCCGCCCAGGCAATGGCCAATGTGGTATTTCGGGCCGAAGTTTGTGAACGGCTGATTGAAACCGATGTAGACCGGGCCAAAGAGGAATTAAAAGAATTGCGGGAACAGGTGCGAATGGTGCTGCGGGAAACCCGCAAGCTGATTTTCGGACTGCGGCCTATGACCTTGGATGACTTAGGTCTGGCGCCAACCATTAAGCGCCTGTTGGACAATATGAAGGATCGGGGCGACATCAGTACCGAAATCCGTGTGTCGGGCCAGGAAATACGCCTGGACCCCTCGACGGAAGTCGGTATGTTCCGGGTGATTCAGGAAGCCCTGACTAACGTGGAAAAACACGCTAAAGCTAAGATGGTGCGGGTTCGCCTGGATTTCCGGCCTAATGCCGTGTCCGCTTCGGTGGAAGATGACGGAGCCGGGTTTGACTCGATGGAAATTATCAGTAACGAAAGTTTTGGCCTGACCGGAATGAAAGAGAGGCTGTCTCTGCTAGGCGGGGAAGTTTCCGTAAAATCCCAGAAGGGCAAAGGGACCAAGGTGTATATTAATGTCCCGCTGGCTCAGCCGTGA